TCAGAGAGAGATCGAGGGATCTCTGGGTTGAAACCCTAACCTTGTGTTCTTCCCCAATTTCCCCAGTTACTCCCAAATTCCCTGTAAATCCCTAGATTCTTAGTCATAGCTCTATTGAGCAATTGCATTGTAATCATCTTTCAGTTCAATATCAGTATCTGATTTACCAGTGTTATCATCAAGCTTAGCTTAAAGCTAAACATTTGCAAATTCCccaaaaaaattgataatttttaAACATATTAATCATTATTGTATTGAAGTCTTCTGGGATTAGGCGTTTGATTGACATCAGAATACATGTTTGTAACTTATTTCAGATAATGGAGCAGTGCATAGCGAGATTAGATGTTGCTATGTTCAATGCCATTCTTCGCGAGTCTGTTGATGACATTCCATCTGATCCTATATCTGATCCCATCAGTGATCCCAAGGTTCTCCCCATTCCGCCTGGTAAATCAAGCTTTGGTGCTGGAGCACAGCTAAAAACTGCGGTAATTTCCTGATCTTCATTGATGATTTTTGTTTGAGTATAATATCTAACCAATACACCAATGAATTTAAATCCAACTTACAACTATTGGTTGAAGTTAatctttgtttttatttgtttatttaatATGCTTCTAATAGTAGACCAGACTGCCAGAGTATGGCTTTATGGCCTGGAATTGGCTACACGGCTAGAGAGCATTAagtgtatgtttggatacatgatGGAAAAACACGGTGAGCAAAAATCACAGTGGACAAAAGCAACTTGTcttagcttttgtggttgtcCACTGTGATTTTCAGTCATGTATCTAAACATGCactataattgattttaaaaccATAATGATTTATGGGGAAAAGCTTTTGTGAGCAGCTTCTGAGTTTCACAATCGATTCTGATGAAAGAGgaactgatccaaacatgctattagatGTTGACTGCTTCACAATAGAATTGAATAGAGGATGACTTGACCGCATATTTTCAATATAACGTCAGTGGAGATCATAGCTGATTTTTTTAGCTTTCATTCCTGCTTTGGATTTCACAGATTGGTAACTGGTCTAGATGGCTGACTGATCTATTTGGTATTGATGATGATGACTCACTTGAGAATAGAGATGATGATGAACTTGATAACAATGATGGACGCCAGAATACATCCTTCAAGCCCTTTCATCTTCTTAATGCACTAAGTGACCTCTTGATGCTTCCTAAGGATATGCTATTAAGTGAATCCATTAGGAAAGAGGTTAGCCAATGAACTTGTGCTTTTCTTCATTCAATTGATAACATACTGTGAGTTAATTCTCAGTCATGGTAAAAGGATCTTTTTTTGTGAAGGTATGTCCTATGTTCAATGCTTCACAAATCAAGAAGATTCTAGACAATTTTGTCCCGGATGAGTTTTGCCCTGACCCAATTCCAACTGATGTGTTTGAAGCTCTAGATTCAAAGGTTAGATAATCAAATTCAccttcttttgtacttattaaTAGGATTTCTAGTTTGACATTTCACATAAGAATTATACACAGACAATTTGGTAGGTCCCAGAATGCATGGTAAACATAATGATCTGGGAACTGTTTGATAGAGGCACATTTAAATCGGCATGTTTCATGATATAGAGTTGCTTTCAATTTGATACAGGATGATCTCGAGGACGGAAAAGACTCTGTCAACAACTTCCCATGCATTGCCGCTCCCATTGTATATTCACCTCCTCCAGCAACAACCATTGCAAGCATTACTGGGGATATTGGAAGTGAATCTCAGCTGAGAAGAAGCAAATCTTCTGTTGTCAGGAAGTCATACACCAGTGATGACGAGCTCGATGAGTTAAACTCGCCattatcttcaatattatttagtGGCTCCCCATCCCCAGTATCAACAAAACCCAActggaagaaaaaagaaagtcgCACCGAATCTGCTGTCAGATATGAACTCCTTAGGAATGTTTGGATGAACAGCGAGTGATCAGATTTCACCCTTTCTGTAACATTACTGTTATGTCACTGTAAAAATGATATGTACTCTCGGGTTAGAAGAGGATAAACAACCAAATATTAAAAAGCGAGATGATGAGAATGGAATGCATATAAATAATGTAGCATGTGCTTGTAATGTATAATAAGATCATATCATGTTGGTAATGTCTATAAGTCACTAAAAAAAGTCTCTATAGTATACCACCATATAGTCGAGGGATTTCTGGGATTTTTGCGTCAATTTAAAAGTTTATGTCTGGCCACTCCTTCACCACGAGTCACCTGtgccatcatcaccaccaccacctctagcCACCCATCAGTATATCCGACCACCCATGAAAATGATGCATTCTCGTACTACATcaatttaaaacaaaaacaaaaaaacacaaaagaGGGGGTCAAGAGACCCAACTTTTCAAATAAAACAAACGCTCCCACCAAGAACATCGTCACAAAGTTGAAGCGGGAGAGAGTTCAGCATGAGAAAGAACGAGAGGGAGAGGGTAAGAGATTGCAACCTAGCTCATTGCGGAGAAGACTATGCCCGAGACGATGATGGTTTGCAAGGGTGATAACACGGAGCGGATCACGGCGAAGCTCGTAGTGGCTCTCTTGCACTAAGATTTCACAAGGGAGGGGTTTGATGGAGGCTATGGTGTGGGTTGTGGAGGCCTGCTCGAATCCACCATGACTCTAGACACGGTGACCTCCGACGTCGCGAGGTTGAGCTCGAGATAGTGGTCAGACTAGGTGGCAGTTTGCGATCTAGAGCAGTGGCTGGTAACAAGGATGACGACACAGTAACACAATGGTGAAGCAACGAGGTTTGTCGGAGTGAGGGTTTTGGCCAATGGTGGTTATGGGGTTTCGCAGCTGTGCTCCGTAGCGGGGCAATGGTGGTAGCCGTGGAGGCTAGCTTGGTGGCCAAAACACAACATGATGACGCAAAAGTCAGTCACAAAGGATAGCAACAAGGCCATTGTGACGTTAAGCACCCATGGCAATGCAGTGGTTGTAGCAGCCAAGATTTCAATGGGGGTAGCTGGGAAAATGTGGGAATTGATTCCAATTTTGGCGATGGTTTCCCATGAAGTGGTTTCCGGGTTTTTGGCAGAAATACTTCATAACCCAAGGACTCTTGAAATTTCAAAACCTTGTAAGTAGATGCGTAAACTTCTACTTCACCTGTGATGTTAGATTCTGATTTGTTTATATATACACGGTAGCTTACATGTGTTgttcttgcttgatttgaatcCGAGTTCCAAAAACCCAATAAAATTCAAGCTCAATTTACCTCAATTGAAAAGCCAAATATATCAATCTTGAAATTACCCATGACctgaaaggaagaaaaacaaataatttggGTCTTCTGACCAAATGGAATGCAAATCTACGAAGAACCTCATCGGATCTAGTAAAATAACTAGACTGAGGTACACCAAACAGTATCTGTGACAGAAGCCTAACAAAAAATATCTTGAATTCCTAAAGTTTTACAACACCATATGCTTATACTTGAAAGCCAATATAAAGTGTCCTTCGCTGGGACTGGGACCAGGCAAAGTTTACCAGAAAAGACAAATTGGGGACACAACCTAAACAAAAAAAGACCTCACTAGTAGGCATTAGTGGTGGTCATACAATGTGTATGGATTCTTACTTTAAGACTGCTACACTACAGAACAAACTAACAACATtctcaaattttttaaaattactaTCATCACAAAATTTCCATCAAATTCTGGCTCATATTCACATATCTATAATGCCGACAAGGGATAGGTGCCACAAAAGATTGATGGCCCTTCAAGCAGTCAACTTCTGTGAAGAACTAAGAGCATTAATATGCTTGAGATGCAGCGCAGTCAGAAGTCCCTGCCATGTTTCTCCAGGTGCACCTGCTACTTCAAAATTAAGAAGTTTCTTCTGCTTCCTGTAGTAATCTTCCAACATCTTGCActagaaaattaaaaaacaaaatatcattaaaagtTTCAAGGAAAAGTGGCTAGTATATTTAGACAATCTCAAACTAGAATGTCAATAATCACATTCTGAAACGGAAAGAAAGATGATGTATAGTCACCTCCTCTGCATGATTGTGGACATGTTCATTCGGTGATAGCTTGTTCAGGGTCCAGGAGCTGTTCATAAAAACATATTCTTGGCAAGAAGATAATTTTCGAGCTCCTAGATTCTTTTTCACTAAATCCTCTTGCGGACACTTAAAATTCACCACTAGATCAACATGAGCAATGTGGTCAAGAATCTCCTGCGCATTTGAAGAATAAGTAAATCAGCAACTAACATCTAAAGAGTTCAAAAGAGCAAACTACTCAAATTTCTCGAAAAATCCCTAGCAGCTTACGATTGAGAAAACACGAAACTACTCACAGCTTGGATCCTCGTTCGAGGGATTCCATCAAGAATGAATCCAGTTTCACCTCTATAGTATCCATCCTCCAGCCTCTTCGATAGCAGCGCAAAAATAATCTCCTCAGGGACAAGTTTTCCTTGATCCAAAGCATTCGCTATCTGAATTCGAAGAACTCAAAGTCAAACACTAACAATTtacaggaagaaaaaaaaaacatcataaacCATCATCAATACAAAAAGGTAAAAGCATTCATTCAACCCAATTTTCAATTCATACACATTGTTTCAAATACAAAGCTTAACATGCATCATTCCTATCACATTTTAATTAACTTTTTGTA
This is a stretch of genomic DNA from Lotus japonicus ecotype B-129 chromosome 1, LjGifu_v1.2. It encodes these proteins:
- the LOC130729680 gene encoding probable adenylate kinase 7, mitochondrial; this encodes MAAIAHLRAVARPLKSLRLLSHRAFGSAAAVQYHSDEEDDELDHRLPRSTLDTEGSAPARGVQWVMIGEPGTKRHLFAEKLSKLLEVPHISMASLLRQELNPRSSLYQQIANALDQGKLVPEEIIFALLSKRLEDGYYRGETGFILDGIPRTRIQAEILDHIAHVDLVVNFKCPQEDLVKKNLGARKLSSCQEYVFMNSSWTLNKLSPNEHVHNHAEECKMLEDYYRKQKKLLNFEVAGAPGETWQGLLTALHLKHINALSSSQKLTA